The region CCCATCTTCAAACTCAATATCAATATCACgctgacaaaatctgtccacacagatataaacacctgccaaagcaCTCAAAACCACTGTGGTAGTTCCTGCaacagtaggtgtctccagtactacatttgcacacacacacacccacacacacacacacatagactcaCAAGTTGAAAACAATATTagaatattagaaacatttAAAGGTCACGGTGTGTTTCTAAagtatttgtgtgcatgcacacatacaagtTTTTGGGAATGTGACAGGAGGCTAAAACTAGGAAATGGGTTAAGTGGACTAATGTCTTGCATGTACTTGTTTTGCACATAAAAACGATCCTCATGGATAAAATATCAACATATGACTCAAGACAATTATGTAGCATTGCCACAAAGTGCGTGACttcattctcctcctccacacacacacaaacacacacacacaggtccctGAACACGGCGTGTCAATATGATGATGAAGTTGCACTCGTGATCCAAAACGAGTTTGCTAGCTGGGGTTCTCACATGCTGCTTACACAATGGCCCGTGTATGGGAGTTGCCTGGTGGCATTGCTTAAGCAGGCAAAGAGTTGATTCATTCTGCACTAATTGACAGCTAATTAAAGGTGTGACTGCACAGTGAATTGACGAACTGTGAGGCCTTGACTGCAGGGGATGTTAGAGAGAGCGAATTATGAAATATTGAGTCTTTCAAGTACCACCTGCCATTAGATATGGCCTCAAACATATGgacctgtgagtgtgtgtgtgtgtgtgtgtgtgtgtgtgtgtgtgtgtgtgtgtgtgtgtgtgtgtgtgtgtgtgtgtgtgtgtgtgtgtgtgtgtgtgtgtgtgtgtgtgtgtgtgtgtgtgtgtgtgtgtgtgtgtgtgtgtgttaaacaggCTCATTCTAGCCTGTAGAGCCAGGCTGCAATGCCAGCCTTTACTCAAATctgcctctgtggtagttcctgctacaTTAGTTGTGTCCAGAACCATATTTTACCAtgatgatacacacacacacacacacacacactgacttgcaaggtgaaaacaacaccGGCCCTGCTGTCGCGACTGGAGCAGTCTGCAGACTATAAAATAAACCCCACATATTAATTATACCACAACAAGCCTTGTCCTGTGAGGCTTGTGATTTTCTGCAGTGAATAACAAAGTGGAGACCATGTGCGCCTGCTGTGTCCCTACACAGCAGTAACAGCTCCGGCGTTTTTATCACCACACTGTGAGCAGCGTGTCGTCCATCCGTCTTTCACTGAtgttcctcctccctctctctctccctctctctctctctgtccctacAGATAGTAGCTGCTATCTTGGCCATAGCAGGCATTGTAATGATGACCTATGCCGATGGTTTCCACAGCCACTCAGTCATCGGCATCACTTTGGTCGTGGCCTCGGCTTCGATGTCGGCGCTCTACAAGGTATTTGTTTGCATTGGATTGAttggaaaaaactaaactactGTTGTGTACCTCCATAAACCAcaagcaaaaaatgtaaaaaaaaaaaaaaaaaaaatagctaaaCATATGTATGATTAGTCTTGTCTTATGTAAGAAATCCTGGACTAGCTTCCTTCTACTTATGTAACCAGGTGGCAGAAGACAGGAGGAGATTATGAAATGAAAGACTCAGCTGAGcatgtgatatgtgtgtgtgtgtgtgtgtgtgtgtgtgtgtgtgtgtgtgtgtgtgtgtgtgtgtgtgtgtgtgtgtgtgtgtgtgtttgtgtttggttgcTGGCCTCAGGCTGTGATGTCCTGATCAAGGAGCTTACGGGACAGATAGCTATATTTTGATGGGGCTCTGGTCTCCTCTACCCTGCTGCCTAATGTGATAAACAGACAGCAGCGGTGGCAGAGACGTGGCGGGTACTTGGCAGGTGCGCCCCTCTGCAGTACCCGTCCTGCTCCTTAAGGGGGCAGATTCTGTGCATTCATGACTCCCGCTGTCCTTCTCCATCCTCAGGTGCTCTTCAAGATGGTCCTAGGCAGTGCCAAATTTGGAGAGGCTGCACTCTTTCTCAGCATAGTTGGAAGTGCcaactttgttttcatcagctttGTGCCGGTCATCTTGTATTTTACACACGTGGAGTACATTGGCTCACCTGCAGACATCCCCTGGGCCTACCTCTGTGGGGTTGCAGGCCTGCTTTTTGGTATGAAAAGACGCCATATGAAGCAATATAGTGCATACACCTGATACTGTAATGATTAGGTAACCCATGAATATCAGTTTGCGGTATGACACCGTCATTGTGCAGGTTTACTTCTGCTCTGATCCTGCGCTTTCTTACAGCTTTCAACGTCCTGGTGAACTTTGGCATTGCGATAACATACCCGACATTAATCTCACTTGGCATCGTCCTAAGTGTTCCTGTAAATGCCAGTAAGTCTCTTGGCTTTCCTCTCAGACCTAACTTCTTAGATCCAGTCACCATTTAATATTTGGTGTAATTGAAATCAATATTTGCGGCATGATTTACAGTCCTCTTTGTATATTGATTGTTGACATTAATCCCATAAATTCTTGTGTGGtaattacaatatttacaaattCCTCAGACTAATGCGTCCTCTTAATTTCACAGTGGTGGACCTCTACACATGTGAAATTCATTTCAACACAGTGCGCCTCATCGCTGTGTTCATCATTTGCCTGGgcttcctcatgctgctgttaCCGGAGGACTGGGACCAGTGTATTATCCAGCTCAGCACCAGGCTGCGCAAACGTGACGAGCCGGCAGAGGGCAACGGAGAGGCGGGCGCCACCACGGGGCTCAACTGGAGAGGGAGAGCCAGGACCTCCATGTCAACATTTGCACACTGACTCCATGAAATATAaccatactaacacacacacacacacacacacacacacacacacacacacacacacacacacacacacacacacacacacacacacacatacagacacagggAGTTAGACACATTAACACCTCAATGTTGGGACATTTGACCTGCCTGGTGCCCTACCCTCTCTTACACACAGCTCCCTGGGtgagaaaaaagtattttggaCTGCGCTCTGATCAGTAACATTTCAGCCAAGAGGGGAGATAGATTGCGTGTCATTCGTTTTGGCGTCCACTCCGCTCAGAAGTTATTCGAGTTGGTGTATGGACTCATCTCAGTTGTAATCCCTCTTACCCAAAAAATGATCAGTTATTACTGATTGAGTCATGTATTAATTTTGCTGTACCTCTTAATCATTCCACTGGTTCACTACATCCTTGCGCCTGGGGCGACTTGCCAACTCGGCTGATATTTTTCAGCTCTGAGAAGACAGACGGACATTTTTTCGAGGAAGGCCTGACACCTTGTGGTCTTGCTGGCTTTAAcatatacacatttacacacatttaagaTCCAAAGAAGAATGCCTAAAAATGCTGAAtgcctgaaaacaaaaagggagGCCCACAGTGGGATCCCTCAGGTGTAAACTTATGACAAATACCTGCCTTTCGTGCACTGTACATAGCTGTATTTCACACCTTGGATGTCCTTGAGCTGTGGACCCGATGGCCTCATCTGGCGTGAAGGGACCTGTCTGGACGTCTGAGGATCAATCTGAGCAGAAGAAGCTTTCACAACGCCTCACTCTGAGAGAAGCGGTCAGGTCCTTTTCGACCGCACTGATTGGCCACCTGTGGTTATGTGCTTTCCTGGGGTTCAACTCCCGCTCTGTCAATGCTGACACCCATTGCTCAGGCCCACGGTTTAGTCACGAGAGATTTAAAACCAGTATCTATATTGCAAACGCTCTCAGCGCATGATATGGTTGAGATTTGTTTGTCAAAAAAGAGTGAGTGCTGTCAGTCCATCCATAAAGCATATGCCTcccatttcctgctgctgagacaccggcagcAGGTAAATACGTGTATTAAATGTACTGTCATACAAATGATATTAAACTCACAGTTAATGCTTCAGGTATCCCAACCATTGGATGGACTAAAGCACCAACAGCTCATAATAAGACATGAAATCTTGGAACTACCCCTTTAATAACTCGGAACATCAGTCATAGCTATCACTGAGCCTCCCTTCGAAATCCTATCACATTTAACTCTCTACACTCATGTGCACACAAGCTAATTTGGGACAGCTCtcagtttatattgtttcattcCTGAAGAAAATAACAAGACGGCAGATGAAaactcactgtctcactgtggCGTGAGGAGAGGGCGTGTTGACACATGAAGAATGGCTCGCATTTGTCCAACCCCCGCTCTTTGTCCGAGTCTCACTGTATCTGTTTTCATTGATCACATTTCCTGAGGCAAGTTAACAACCTGAGATGAACCTGGGAGCAAGTGAGGCGCACGCCTTGTAAAGCGACTGGTGGAAACTCTTGCCTTGTTGTGAATGTATGAACATCACTCGACCACACATGCTCGCTATGTGCTATCTGTTTTCTTACAGTGCCACCACAGACTGCTGCAGAGAGACTCTTTAATACTATCCTTCTTGTACTCATCTGACCgagttgcatttttttttttttctttttttttttaaagaaactctTGACGCATCGCACTggacttttttatatttttgcattgGGTTGCCCACTAACCTTGAGAAACGGTGAGTGATACCTACAGGACGagcatgcacatactgtatgagcaGATACAGCTGACAAGTCCACTTCActgccttttctttgttttgcaaTAGAGTACAATAGCACTGTTTCCCATTGTCATTCTCTatgacaataaataataatattgtattCCTCTGGAATTATTGCTAGACATAAATGTAAACCTTTGTAAGGAATGAAGATTTTTACACTGAGATGCAACATATGATTATCACATTTGAGGAAGAAATATTTAGAGTGTGAATAAATGATGGGTTTATTAGATCTACTGTTGGGTGTCTTCAAGTGTAATCACATGTACTATATAAAAGATTTCTTTTCAATACATCCTCTTGTCCAGGTTTATTATCTCCTGTGTTGTAGTTCTGTGCTTCGCAATTACTGATCACCACATAATGGCCTCCAGCAACTTAATTGAACAATATAAAATTAATCTGCAGCATTCTTTTAATCGTTTCAAGCAAATATGCCAAGGTTTGCTGGTCTCAGCTtgtcaaatgtgaggatttgcttaTAGTAAAATGAATATAGGGGGGTTTTGAAGTGTTGGTCAGacagaacaagacatttgaatatGCCACGTTCAGCATCTgggaaattgtgaaaaataattagcatattaattgattatgaaaacaatcatttcaattagttgattaaccatttcagcatttttcttAAGCAAAAATATGACTGAATCCATGTGTGACCATTTGctggttttaaattaaatatctttggatttttgttggtcagataaaacaagcaataaTAATATGCCAACTTTGACTTTAGGGTATTCTGATGGgcaattttctgtcattttatggaccaaatttttaatcagttaattaagaaagtcaataatcaataatgaaaataactaatTCAGATAACATCTGCAGAAGTACAATTAACAGACATCATGCTCTACTCTCACTGTTATCTGGCCGTAGAAGAAAGTGGCCTGACGCTCCTGGGTTAGAGCAGAGAAAGGTAGTCTGCTGCCCTCCTGTGGGCGAGAGGGAACCTGCAAGCAGTCCACCCTCCTGTCAGCACCAGCGTCTGGCCACACACAGGATGTGGAGGTATTGTCAGGGTGACACACTTTGCATAGATGCTCCTCAGAATGACTTTTGAGTGTTTCGGTGCTAACAGTAAAAATGGACGGGGAATACTTGGAGTCATCACAAGTTGAACTCTCAGAGCTGGAAGGTGCACCTGGATGGGGGGTGTTTAGAGTACAAGGGTCGCTGTTCTTGCATTCGTCTCCCTCGGCCCTGACCTCACCTCCCCTGCCCCCCACACTCCCCAGCCGAGCTCTTATCTTTTGCCTCAGTCCCTGAAGAGCACCCTGGAAACGCTTGCTAAGCAGAGCGTACAATAGAGGATTGATGTCAGAGTTCAGCAACACCAGCCAGTATGAAAAGGTAACGGCAAAGGGTGGGACGAGGTTGGATTGGCCTGAAATTGCAGTTTCTGTGGCCTGAACCAGCGCCACACCAATGTAAGGTGtccagcagaagaagaaggctGAGATGACCAGGAAGAGACGAACCACTCCATGGTGGTGATGGTGCTGCTGGGAGTTCTGCAGGGGTGGCTGGGAGGTGCCCTGAGCCAGGAAGGAGAACAGACGTCTGGCTGTAGGGATACTCTGCTCTGTGGCAGAATTAGGGAGAGCAGGGCTTATATTATTTCCTCCTTCTCCACTGACCTCGGGGACAAACTGTCCACTTACATGATAGATCAGTCTCGAGGGGCTGTGGAGTGTCCCACAGTGCTGGTGCGGTGAAACACCAGGACCGAAGGCAGAGCCTGGATTCCTGCTTCGCTGGACAGAGTCCTCCAATGTATGGATCCTCCTTGCGTGGCTGCGCGCCACCTTGACTATGTTCACGTAGCAGAAGAGGATGACCACTGCAGGTATGAGGTAGCAGAGGGCAGCCATGAAAGCTGTGTAGCTGGGACTGCTGGCCCAGTTGACTGCACAGCTGTACATGGGAACCACATAACTGACAGAGCTCCAGCCCAGCAGGGGAGGGCAACTGGTGACCAGAGCCTGCAGCCAGATCCACAGGACTACAGCACAGGTCCTCCACAGGGTGCAGCGGGAGCTGTAGCGCAGGCAGTCCATGATGGAGTGGTAGCGGTCAAGAGCAATAGCAGCTAGTGTCAGTACGGAAGCTGTGCAATACACAGAGGAGGTGTAGCCCACGTACAAACAGAGATCCTGCCAGACAGAGGAAAATAGGTGTTATAACAAAAGAAGTCAGCATTAGTTCATGTCAGACACTAAAGCTGAGATGTTTTATAAGTATTAAGTGTTTTATAGAACTGGACAGAGGTGACGTACAGTACAGTCCACCCATCCACGGTTCATGATGGACAGGGCAACAAAAGGCATGACTCCGACGCCTACCAGGAGGTCGCTGATGGCCAGATTCATGACCAGCACTGACGTCACAGAGTGGAAAGTCTTGGTGGCAGCCACAATAATAATGACAAGAATATTACctacacataaatacaacaaaacacaaacacagacacacacaatgaaacagAGGTCAGACAGGTTGTATTCTAGACCATCTTTTCATCTGtaacacaacagagacaaacatccACTCAGCAGTAAACCTGTTACTTAATAACTGAGTTTGGAAAATTGTAGACAATCTGTATTTTATCTAAATTGTagacaaccaaaaaaaaaaactgagattcTGATATTATAATACACAGCACTGCAGAATGCTGATCCCATGATtgcaagggcgtaggtttgcatatggatggtagggacatgtccttACCAATATTTTGgaaggacagaattgtccctaccaatattcaaatgtgccctccaagaggctacgACTCCAAGACAACCGATTTAGGCAagctagcatttgattgactgaaagggcGGGGGCTATCTGAGGGCTCACGTCATGTGAGAATGTCACTTTGGTACCTGACGTCACCAGGAAAATTTCAATGAATGTcatttaaccatgttagctaCTGTTAACTAGCAAGTTAACCCTGTCTTCTGTGTTCTGTAGactagcagtcaggttgctagcaggaATAAACACAAAATGGTGGATATATCAAAGAATGAGTTTAAAACATCCctttaaatgtcacagtgaataCTAgaacttactatactatgacataattatgccttactatactatcacatttttatgccttactttgatcttttttttgccttattccAGTTTATAAGACTGGGTGTCATCATGACAGAGGGGTTAACCCTGTCACCCCACATCAAGAAGGTTGTTGATTCAAATCTCAGTGAGGGagcaattttttattttcctgactataccatgacgttttatgacatttttatgccttactacactatgacgttttttgacattttaatgcctcactatacgatcacgttttatgacatttttatgccttactatactatgacgtttttatgacatttttatgccttactatactatgacgtttttatgacatttttatgcctgactacactatgacgtttttatgacatttttatgccttactatattatgatgttttatgccttactatactatgacatttttatgacatttttatgccttactatactatgacgtttttatgacatttttatgccttactatattatgatgttttatgccttactatactatgacatttttatgacatatttatgccttactatactatgacgttttatgcctaactatactatgatgtttttatgacattttatgccttactatactatgaccttttgtatgacatttttatgccttactatactatgacgtttttatgacatttttatgccttactatactatgacgtttttatgacatttttatgccttactatagtatgacgttttatgcctcactatactatgacgtttttatgacatttctacaccttactatactatgatgtttttatgacatttttatgccttactatactatgaagttttatgcgccactatattatgatatttttatgccttactatactatgacatttttatgccttactatactatgacgttttatgcctcactatactatgacatttttatgacatttttatgacttacaatactatgacgtttttatgacatttttatgctttactatactatgacgtttttatgacatttttatgccttactatactatgaccttttatgcctcactatattatgacatttttatgccttactatactatgacgttttatgcctcactatactatgacttttttatgacatttttatgccttactatatcatgatgttttatgccttactatactatgacatttttatgacatttttatgccttactatactatgacgttttatgcctaactatactatgatgtttttatgacattttatgccttactatactatgacgtttttatgacatttttatgccttactatactatgacatttttatgacatttttatgccttactatactatgacgtttttatgacatttttatgacatttttatgccttactatactatgacgttttatgcctaactatactatgatgttttcatgaccttttatgcctcactatattatgacatttttatgccttactatactatgacgttttatgcctcactataccatgacgtttttatgacatttctacgccttactatactatgatgtttttatgacatttttatgccttactatactatgacgtttttatgacatttttatgccttactatactatgccatttttatgacattttaatgccttactatactatgatgtttttatgacattttatgccttactatactatgacgtttttatgacatttttatgccttactatactatgatgtttttatgacatttttatgccttactatactatgacgtttttatgacatttttatgccttactatagtatgacgttttatgcctcactatactatgacgtttttatgacatttctacaccttactatactatgatgtttttatgacatttttatgccttactatactatgaagttttatgcgccactatattatgatatttttatgccttactatactatgacatttttatgccttactatactatgacgttttatgcctcactatactatgacatttttatgacattttaatgccttactatactatgacgtttttatgacatttttatgccttactatactatgacatttttatgccttactatactatgacgttttatgcctcactatactatgacatttttatgacatttttatgacttacaatactatgacgtttttatgacatttttatgctttactatactatgacgtttttatgacatttttatgccttactatactatgaccttttatgcctcactatattatgatgttttcatgaccttttatgcctcactatattatgacatttttatgccttactatactatgacgttttatgcctcactataccatgacgtttttatgacatttctacgccttactatactatgatgttt is a window of Seriola aureovittata isolate HTS-2021-v1 ecotype China chromosome 14, ASM2101889v1, whole genome shotgun sequence DNA encoding:
- the slc35f3b gene encoding solute carrier family 35 member F3 isoform X3 codes for the protein MKKHSARVAPLSACNSPVLTLTKVEGEDRTRENVVGTTDAQSAGGAAGAESGSSRRRLHCCIRVTTVQVRKALWGVVMVMCVCSSWAGSTQLAKLTFKQFDAPFTLTWFATTWNCLFFPLYYIGHLCKSPERQTPRQRFRECCRFFGDDGLTPKVFFTKVAPFGLLWILTNYLYLQALRKINTTDVSALFCCNKAFVFLLSWIVLRDRFMGVRIVAAILAIAGIVMMTYADGFHSHSVIGITLVVASASMSALYKVLFKMVLGSAKFGEAALFLSIVGSANFVFISFVPVILYFTHVEYIGSPADIPWAYLCGVAGLLFAFNVLVNFGIAITYPTLISLGIVLSVPVNAMVDLYTCEIHFNTVRLIAVFIICLGFLMLLLPEDWDQCIIQLSTRLRKRDEPAEGNGEAGATTGLNWRGRARTSMSTFAH
- the LOC130181723 gene encoding G-protein coupled receptor 161 translates to MEDLDGSWLDPPSLLQGAAADNASWTGRAGLMVSRRTQLVLEILMVLMCLGAVTGNILVIIIVAATKTFHSVTSVLVMNLAISDLLVGVGVMPFVALSIMNRGWVDCTDLCLYVGYTSSVYCTASVLTLAAIALDRYHSIMDCLRYSSRCTLWRTCAVVLWIWLQALVTSCPPLLGWSSVSYVVPMYSCAVNWASSPSYTAFMAALCYLIPAVVILFCYVNIVKVARSHARRIHTLEDSVQRSRNPGSAFGPGVSPHQHCGTLHSPSRLIYHVSGQFVPEVSGEGGNNISPALPNSATEQSIPTARRLFSFLAQGTSQPPLQNSQQHHHHHGVVRLFLVISAFFFCWTPYIGVALVQATETAISGQSNLVPPFAVTFSYWLVLLNSDINPLLYALLSKRFQGALQGLRQKIRARLGSVGGRGGEVRAEGDECKNSDPCTLNTPHPGAPSSSESSTCDDSKYSPSIFTVSTETLKSHSEEHLCKVCHPDNTSTSCVWPDAGADRRVDCLQVPSRPQEGSRLPFSALTQERQATFFYGQITVRVEHDVC